Below is a genomic region from Scyliorhinus canicula chromosome 2, sScyCan1.1, whole genome shotgun sequence.
aagtataCAAGTCTATAACAGGTGCAGAAAAGGTAGACAAAGAAgagctgttcccattagctgacGATACAAGGAAAAGGATACAGATCTAAGGATTTGGGCAAGAGATGAAAGAGGGATGAGAGGAAGATCTTGTTAATGCAGGGATGATAATAGCCTGAGACTCGCTGCCTACAAGAATGGTGAAAGCAGAGAAGAcacatgatttcaaaaggaaattggagggGCGCTTGTGTGAAATAGACTTAGAGGGTCAGGCGTGCTAGAGTGAGGGAACAGGACTGACTGTACTGCtctacagagagctggcatgtcctcatgaactgaatggtttccttctgtgaCATATCTTCATACACACactttggtttagctcagtgggctagacagctggtttgtaatgcagaaaaaggccagcatcgcgggttcaattcccgtaccagcttacccgaacaggcagcggaatgtggcaacaaggggcttttcacagtaacttcatacttgtgacaataaaagattatgatTAATCCCTTTGCCAAATAGTGGAGAGGAAAGTGGTGGAAAGATTCataagctgattatcagcccattgaacAACATTGTGAAGTctccttctgtggccaacaaATGGGACTTTGTGACTTCTGAGCCAGCAGTAGGGATGCTACTACTGTGCCACAAGATTCCCATTGTGACACAATGACTATACAGGCAACAATAACTTCTCAAACAATAGCTCAGATTGATGACCTTTAATTAGAACCCAAACCTGTAAAACCAAAACATTTCTGATGTCACATCATTGACCTGAAGTACTAACTGTTTCTCTATCCACAGATCTATTCAAACCAGCTGCATATTTACAGCatattccatttttatttcagatttccagcaactgcaatattttgctttagaATTAGTCCAAATTGATTATGGGGAAGATTTGCTTCACCAATCTCCTCTTGAAGGAAGTTACATTCTAATGCCAAGTCTTACAACGTTGTATATGCATTTCTAGACAGAACAGAAGAACAATCCTTACATAGGGAAAAAGTCTCAAAGTTGTCGTAATTCTCGGGTATAGATAACAAATGACTAATGGGTAAAAACAAAATGGGTACTTGTCAGGGACATTATAAGAAAATGGGTTGTTTACATTAAACTAAATCGCAACTTTGTGCATGTAGTCTCGGATTTTGTCTGTGATAGTACAAGATGCCACAGTTTTAAATTAAGAAAGCACTAATTTAGGACACACTGATTAGTTGCGAATAACTTCCTGCCGTAACACTTCGAACTGTCTTCACTGTTGTattacaaaaccaaaaaaaaacacaatttaagAATCAATTGGATTTGCACTGAGGAAGCTTTCGACCCATTTTGGATGAATGGTTAGTCAAATGCCTTCCCATACTTCTCACAAAGTGATACCGGAGAGTATAAATGCACTTAAGCGGTTTGCATTTACTTACACTGACTCACAGTCCCGTGCACTGTGAAATATCAATGATATTTAAACGATTCTGGTCTGATTTGTTGAACTAGTTACTATAAATATGCGCCAACTCAATGAATACAATGCCCTGATTTTATATAACATCTTTAGCACAGCAAACAGTTCTAAGATCCAACACAGGAACATAATGAGACAAAGACCGACATCAAGCCAGAGGAGACTTAGGAAAGGTGACCAAATGCTTGTTCAAATAGATGGATTTTAAAGCaagtcttgaaggaggtgggagaGGTGGAAAGGCAAAAAGATCAATGAGGGGATTTTAGTGTTTAGGGCCGagacagttgaagtagatgccaATTGGGGCAAAAGTAGTGGTTTGGATTGTACATTACAAACACTAATAAACTACTAAACTTCTTAAATATACCTTCACTGTCTTGATATATAGATATATACAATGCCTACACCTAACTGAACATTTACCCACTGTATAGTTTATACAAATACATACTCAAATTATATATGTTCAGAACAGTAAGACACATTAGAGCACATACAAAGATTATTTTGCATCAATAAATTTAGTTTGAACCATATCAGAAACATTATCTATTTTCATCAATTTCTACATTTTCCACAAACCTCATAACTATAACAAATTAATTCCGAATATAGTACCTAATAATTAGCCTTTGTGCAATAGGTACAGTACAGATCGCACATTTCATTTGACCAATTTCACAGCATCAGTATGTTCAGTTCTTTTACTGATTTTGAAGAGAGCGCCGTACACGCCATGTTGCTAATGCTTGTATTCTCATTTAGTGTATAATAAACGGCAAGATTTTAATGACCCCTGCAACAATGTGACTAAGatcaaagttaaactgactgcaATTTTCCACCCCCACCTGATTTCTCCATTCATTCATAATTACACAAAACCGATTTGACGCCTTTTAAACTCGGAAGTGCTGCGCCCGTCCAGCCGACTGGATGAATGGAGACACCGAGTGATCGGGGAGGCTCCCCCGCCGCGGCCTCCTCACTCCCCGCCCGCCAGCCTCTCGTTACACGCGCCCAtatttgcaggtcgctgtgcggcccagtcagagagaggaaGCCGGGCCGCCAGCAGCAGTAGCCTCTCCTCCCCCCGCCGCCGGGGCTCGTCACCCCGCCATCCCCGGCTCGGCTCCAACAATGGGCCGGCTCTAGCGCGCTGCAGCTCTCGCACTCACCATGTTCTCGCTCCTCTCCGGCGCGGCCCTGGCGACCCGCAGCAGCAACGCGCAATCCGACTGGCTCAGAACGGCAGGGACAGAGGCCAAAGGTGACAGGTTACCCCGCCGCACCGATTGACCGCGCCGCGCACCAATCGGAAGCCAGCACAGCGCGGCCTGCGTCGCTGATTGGATGGAGGCGGGAGGGAGGCGGGACTCGAAGCGGCAGCAGGTTAGATTGACCCTGGGGGGCGGGGTTCGGGTGAGAGCGGGAAGGAAGGTGTGGCCTGGCCGccatctgtgtgagtgagtgggtgagtggaggGCGGGAGGCCCGTCAGCTCCCGCTGGATTCACGTTTACACCTACCCCAATGCCGCGCCTAGTGAAGCGAAGCGGGCTGTCCGCCCCACCTCCCGGCGCCTGGGTTGAGAGCTGGGATGTGACGATGGGCGGCAGCCGGCCGGGCGAAGAGCCCACGGAGGTGGACAGCCCCGACGTTTACGCACGGAAAGATCCTGCTCACATCGCCGTGTCGCGGCAGAGCCGGCTGCTGGCACCGCCGGTCTACACACATTACCGCGGCAACAAGTGGCCAGCCCGAGTCTGCTCCATGCTGTGCTGCATCGTAATAATATCGTTCATTGCCTTTCTCCTCGCGATCATGTACATCATCTTCAAAGGTACTGCTTTACGTGCAACTCCTCCTTTGCGGAAACTTGTAAAACTTCGCTCCGGCCTGTCATCCCTTCAACTTTGCTTTAAATGGTCTGAATTGTGGTTGCAGATTTACGCTGGGACAAAGAAAACAGCGAGGACGGCGTCAAGACTGGTATTTTGGGTAATGTCTTTTTGAAATAGACACTTGTGTAAAAGGGATACTTAAAAATGTGCGGTTAATGTTTACAGCTGAACTTTGCTTGGTTTCAGGTCTTTGGGGCGCATTGATTTTGGCCTTAATGACTGGCTTGTCATGTTGCAGCTTCTCATGGACATTGACATATTTTGATTCATTTGAACCCGGGATGTTTCCACCAACACCCCTGTCGCCTGCCCGATTTCggtaaaatatgtttttttataTTAAATACGTATTTATATTGGAATTATAATGAGTGGATAACTAGCTGATTACTGATGCAGTTATGCTATGTATATCAGTCAGTAGTTATAGACAGCATGACTGGAGGACAGGTTAAGAATCAGAGTCGTCATCTGGGTAATGAACTTGATTGACATcttaacaaaaactgaaaatactggacaatctcagcaggtctgaaggCATCTGTGGAGatggaagggagctaacgtttcgagtctgaatgactctttgtctttgtcaaagctgatgtCTTGTCCTGAGCTGAGCTTTTCATGCCTCATGTTTCTATCAAGATTACCTGTAGCTTTTGACAAAGCATCATCTagattgaaacgttagctcttttctctcccgacagatgctgccagacctgctgagattttcctgcattttcttttggtttcagattccagcatccacagtaatttgcttttacctgtaTCCATCTGTGGTATGGCTCTGCTCTGCTCCGCTTCTGACTTGCTTCACTCCTGCCCTACCACTCGCCCATAACTTTACAATTTCCAGCCTGAACCCTCCATTCGCTAACCACCCATGGTTTTcccaatgcatttttaaaatttatttgatgtgggcatcactggctgggccagaatttattgcccacctctaatcatccttgaactgagtagcttgctaggccattttaggTGGCATTTAAgagaaaccacattgctgtggatctggaataaaCTGTCGGCCAGatgaggtaaggatggcagatttccctccgtaAAAGACATTCATGAGCCAGATTGTTTTTTTCGATAATTGACAGTGGTTTCACCATtattaatggtcatcattagacatctTATTGAACTCAAATATCACGGTGGGATTGAAACCTGGGTCCGCAGACCATTTCCGTTGAGTATCTGGGtcacaagtccagtgacaataccgcaatGCCTTAGGCCAGTCAAGATCAGACATCAAAGTTCAGTCAGAAATAATACCTGGAACAATTGTCCTTGCTCTACTTAACTGCATCAGCTGTATTTAGAGATCTTGAATCCACTCTCATTAACTtcccgtgcacccccccccccactactactTTGATTGTTTTCAATCACCAACAGAATCTCTTAACTGTTTTTGCTTCTGAGCTATCTTAGAAAATGTCATATATTAATGGTACTTAATAAGAGCATAAAattgtggatttaaaaaaaaactttttatcaTAAATTGTTACCTTGtgttttaaactttgctttgAATGGAACGCATTGTGTTGTTTAAATTAATGTGTGGGTCAATTAGAGCTTTAATTCTTGGGTTATTAAGTGGATGCTTTACACATTATCAGCTTTAGTTTTTATTTTTAAGTATGACATTCTTCTGAATGTGAATGTTGTCACATTAATTTCTGATGACAAAAAAAAACCATGACAGACCCAAGAAATCAGAGACAGAAATATTGAATGCTTTGATTTGCAGTTGTTagattctgattggctgttctgacaACACACGTGATTGGTTGGCTTTGTGTAAGTTGGTAGTTTGTGATTGGTTGCTTGTCTTCTATGCATATATTTGAAGCCATTCTTTGAGCAGATCCGGAAGTGCAGGAGTTTGAACTCTTACAAAAGACTGATGTGCTCAATGTGTAACTTTGTatacagtaataagtcttacaacaccaggctaaagtccaacaggtttgtttcaaacacgagctttcggagcgcagctccttcctcaggtgaggaaggagctgcgctccgaaagctcgtgtttgaaacaaacctgttggactttagcctggtgttgtaagacttcttactgtgatcacctcagtccaacgccggcatctccacatcataactttgTATAAATATAGATAGATCTGCTTTTAAGTTGAGAAATCAATGTGAATAGCCAATTTATATGGTTCAGGTTACCATGAGAACTCAACAGAGTGAAGACAATACAATGAAAAGTAATAATTGTGATATCAAGCCTGAAAGAAAAGGAAAGCAGCATAAGTATTTCCACAATTTAAGTCCAGTGAATGAATGCATCAGAATAGTGATATGCATAACGTTCAATGGACTTGCAACAATAGTTTACACACGAGCTAAGTACTAAAGGAGAGAGAGTTATTCGTCTAGATTATGTCTCGAGTATCCAAGGCAATAATGAGGATTTTTCAGCATTTGATTTTTATAAAATGTGGAAGTGTTGTTTGCATTGCTTTTTCCAAAATCATTTTGCATGCTGCATTTATTATATGCCAAGCTTTAACATTCGACTTGTACAATAACAAGTGAATGTAATCTTTTGTGCCTCAGGTTCAATCAGTGCTTTTCCACGTATTCAGTACAAAGCTCCACTTTCACAGACAAGCCTATTCTCATTTCTATATGAAATGTTACCTTAAAAATAATTCTAGATTCTGCTTCGAACATTGTTTGGAAGGGAAATCTACAGCCAAGAATCCCTCTATTTGTGTTTTATTTTAGAAAATCTAGTCGTTTATCTAGTCGTTTTTGGTGTTCTTAAATTTATTAATTCAACCAGTAAAAATAGTTTTACCTGATTTGAAATAAATTAACTTTgactcccatcagatctcctatTCACCGTCTATTTTCTAATGTTTGAAATGCATCCTAAAGTACAATG
It encodes:
- the arl6ip6 gene encoding ADP-ribosylation factor-like protein 6-interacting protein 6 isoform X1; translation: MPRLVKRSGLSAPPPGAWVESWDVTMGGSRPGEEPTEVDSPDVYARKDPAHIAVSRQSRLLAPPVYTHYRGNKWPARVCSMLCCIVIISFIAFLLAIMYIIFKDLRWDKENSEDGVKTGILGLWGALILALMTGLSCCSFSWTLTYFDSFEPGMFPPTPLSPARFRLQRELKSSAEVLSRNVTLNDKASEIVRTKQAHLSY
- the arl6ip6 gene encoding ADP-ribosylation factor-like protein 6-interacting protein 6 isoform X2, translated to MPRLVKRSGLSAPPPGAWVESWDVTMGGSRPGEEPTEVDSPDVYARKDPAHIAVSRQSRLLAPPVYTHYRGNKWPARVCSMLCCIVIISFIAFLLAIMYIIFKDLRWDKENSEDGVKTGILGLWGALILALMTGLSCCSFSWTLTYFDSFEPGMFPPTPLSPARFRKLTGHSFHMGYNMAILNGITTALAVIWWFT